The following are encoded together in the Thermodesulfobium sp. 4217-1 genome:
- a CDS encoding glutamate-5-semialdehyde dehydrogenase codes for MEIKEYVEKLCKEAKESTYNIASLDTNVKNNFINLLSKKLIDYEKNILAANVSDIEAARQNGISSSLIDRMLLDHKRIVQMSEGCKKVSILPDPIGSVSFGTKRPNGLEIYCKRVPLGCIGVIYESRPNVTIEITTLAIKSGNAVILKGGSEVINTNKVLVGLIKESLNEAQIDEAAVQFIDTPDRSAVDVLLKQRGLIDVVIPRGSEGLIKHVVENSFVPVIETGIGNCHLYIDESANIDMALKIAINAKTQRPSVCNSIEKVLVHKNIASNIIVPLVMEFRKKDVQIRGCQQTLKYVKDAIPATEEDWYKEYHDLIVAIKVVKDLRDAVSHINKYGSKHSEAIVSENYSSVKRFLRDVDASAVYANASTRFTDGGEFGFGAEVGISTQKLHVRGPMGLDALTTMKYIIFGNGQIRT; via the coding sequence ATGGAGATTAAAGAATATGTTGAAAAATTATGTAAGGAAGCAAAGGAGTCGACTTATAATATTGCGTCATTAGATACAAATGTTAAAAATAACTTTATTAATCTTCTGTCAAAAAAATTGATCGATTATGAAAAGAATATCCTTGCTGCCAACGTCTCAGACATAGAAGCTGCCCGTCAAAATGGTATTTCTTCAAGTTTGATTGACAGAATGCTTTTGGACCACAAAAGAATTGTCCAGATGTCTGAGGGATGTAAAAAAGTGTCCATTCTCCCAGATCCAATTGGAAGCGTTTCCTTTGGGACTAAAAGGCCTAATGGGCTTGAAATTTATTGTAAAAGGGTACCACTGGGATGCATTGGGGTTATATACGAATCAAGACCAAATGTGACTATAGAGATTACGACGCTGGCAATTAAGTCTGGCAATGCTGTAATTCTCAAAGGTGGCAGTGAGGTAATTAATACAAACAAAGTTCTTGTAGGTTTGATAAAAGAGTCTTTAAATGAGGCGCAAATAGATGAGGCTGCAGTTCAATTTATAGATACTCCTGATAGAAGTGCTGTTGATGTTCTGTTGAAACAAAGAGGGTTGATAGATGTCGTTATTCCAAGGGGTTCAGAGGGATTAATAAAGCATGTCGTAGAGAATTCTTTTGTGCCAGTGATTGAAACTGGAATAGGTAACTGTCATCTATATATCGATGAATCGGCAAACATTGATATGGCGTTAAAGATAGCAATAAATGCGAAAACCCAAAGGCCATCAGTCTGCAACTCAATTGAAAAGGTATTAGTTCATAAAAATATCGCTTCAAACATAATTGTTCCTCTTGTTATGGAATTTAGAAAAAAGGACGTACAGATAAGAGGTTGTCAGCAGACTCTTAAATATGTTAAAGACGCTATTCCTGCAACTGAGGAAGATTGGTACAAAGAATATCATGATCTAATTGTTGCAATCAAAGTAGTAAAGGATCTAAGAGATGCAGTCAGTCATATTAATAAATATGGTTCAAAACATTCTGAAGCTATAGTTTCAGAAAACTATTCGAGCGTAAAAAGGTTTCTTAGGGATGTAGATGCCAGTGCTGTTTATGCTAACGCATCGACAAGGTTTACAGATGGTGGCGAGTTTGGTTTTGGAGCAGAAGTGGGCATAAGTACACAAAAGCTTCATGTAAGAGGGCCGATGGGTCTGGATGCCTTGACTACTATGAAATATATAATTTTTGGGAATGGTCAAATTCGAACATAA
- the nadD gene encoding nicotinate (nicotinamide) nucleotide adenylyltransferase → MVKFEHKIAILGGTFDPVHIGHLKLAQASLNLLDPDLFLWIPAKRSPLKSNLYASDYHRWCMLYECTKDEKRFTLSDLEIAGEEPSYTFLTLIKIRDMYPDSNLYFVMGLDTALSLPSWYRINDILEICKFAVFERNTDIGDSIESLPREILENIEFFKVDIPDTSSNLIRRKISSNEDLSELLDPSTIEYISRFNLYK, encoded by the coding sequence ATGGTCAAATTCGAACATAAAATAGCTATCCTTGGAGGCACCTTTGATCCTGTTCATATTGGTCATTTAAAATTAGCTCAAGCTTCGCTTAATTTACTTGATCCTGATCTTTTTCTTTGGATTCCTGCAAAGAGATCGCCTTTAAAAAGCAATCTCTATGCAAGTGACTATCATAGATGGTGTATGCTCTATGAGTGCACAAAGGATGAGAAAAGATTTACTTTAAGCGATTTGGAAATTGCGGGGGAGGAGCCTTCTTATACCTTTTTAACCTTAATAAAGATAAGAGATATGTATCCTGATTCAAATTTATATTTTGTTATGGGCTTAGATACTGCGCTATCCTTGCCAAGTTGGTACAGGATTAATGATATTTTAGAAATATGTAAGTTCGCCGTATTTGAAAGAAATACAGATATTGGCGATTCAATTGAGTCATTGCCAAGAGAAATCCTTGAGAATATAGAATTTTTTAAAGTTGATATACCTGATACTTCATCGAATCTAATTAGAAGAAAGATTTCGTCGAATGAAGATTTGTCTGAGCTTCTCGATCCTTCTACTATTGAATATATTAGTAGGTTCAATTTATATAAATAA